Genomic DNA from Schistosoma haematobium chromosome 1, whole genome shotgun sequence:
ATCTAGTCTCTTTTTAAAAACCTCTGATTTATGTTTGGACAGTAACAAGTCGTGAATCTCAACACCCAGACTGTAGATACCCTATGAGAAGTGGCATGCGGTGTGATGAATGCAAAGGATGGTACGACGAAGTTTATACGAATCAAACACACGACTTATAAACGGCTAAGTAAAAATAGTTGCATGTGGTTGTATCAGTAGTGCTGTTCGGACTCAAAATCTTGCTGTCCGAAGCCATTGTAATGATGAATGCCGCTAAAAGAAGCATTAGCAAGCGTAATCTAGACACAGCAAATGATACcattgtagaattatggtctctTTCGTTACTGGTACTGGTCTAATAGTAAACCTAACCCTAAGATTGTAGATTTGTAATGAAGTAACTACATAATCTATAAGATGTTACGTGGAattcacatcattgtctacactgactcatcgtataGTAACCGTTACTAACACATGATGGCAaacacatttaggctggagatagaacaatatatttagtataAATGAAAGAGATAAGTTGAATAAGGATGATCACGTCTGaaaggctgagccatgccacccGATGGATTAAATCCCCAATGAACGTTCGTGCGTCCACCATTATTGACTTTCCCTTAGTGTTACATGTTGAATgtctattttcccagttatcttatgttcagctttgaggattctGGTTAGGATTCGATGCCACTAAGAGGCAACCGATCTGTTAAATGAGCTTGATGTAGGCAGGTACATGGAACCCGATGAAATACATTCTAGGTTACTGAAGGAATCAGCAAATGTTTTCACGAATCCCTTAGGCATATGTTTATACCTATTTATAACCCAGGGTCAATTACCAAAAGACTGTAAGAATGATGTACTGAGGCCTATCTTCAAAGCAGTTACGATACACAAACCCGAGAACGATCGACCGGTGAGTCTAACCAGCATGATTCTTAAAGTTTTGGAAGAGATTATTCGAAagttgtttaagtatctcgacgAACAAGGGATTCTTTCTTAAAAGCACAATAGCTTTAGAACATGTTATCTGTGTTTTGTTAGCTCATCAGTAGTCCGTGAAATATAGTGTGCTCTTAAAGATCCAAATTTACCTATGGATTTAGCTTATATTgacttcagcaaagcttttgacaaagatCCTCACAACCAGCTGTtatataaactaagtaataTTGGGATTCGTGGCAGTTTGTTTATGTATATGGAGGACTTCCTAGCTGCGCGTCAGAAAAGAGTACATGTGAACCCAAGTTGTCTAGATGAAAAATTGTGCCTAACAAAGTACatcagggtacagttttggggccttTGTTGTTTCCCCTATACGTAAATGACCTTCCTAGTTTCCTATTGTCATTGCTTTTGTCACGTGCTGACAATATACAAATACGGAGAGCTGTAAAAAGTAAGTGTGGTAGTTTATATCTTCAAAGCGACCTGAAAAATCATCTGAATGGTTTAAAATTTTGCAATTGCCAATAAGTGTTTCTAAGTGCACTATGATGCATATTGGTCActaaggcacagatacatacatacTGAATAACATTGAGCCACCTGTTGTCCAGGTACAAAATGACTTAGGATTAATTGTTAGCCAATACTTAAAAACTACTTCAAACTGACGTGAGATATtcaccaaaggttttagaaccttatggtcaatacataGAGCCTTTAGCCATGTCGATGCTAAAACCCTTTTGACTTTATATACAGtattcgttcgtcctaaactcgGTTAAAACATGCACGTGGCTAGCGTCTGCTTAAAATGAGGCAGTGAGCTGTTGGAAAGGGTTGAAAAACCGCAATTAAGCTGATTCCCGGGATAAAAAGGCTCCCGTGTGATGCTCGACTGGCTACACTGAACCTATTTTTACTGCCATAtagatgaaccagaagcgattTGATCACGGCTTCAActtacttagtgataaatttgagTATGATATGCCTTTGCTTTTCTCATCTTCCAAAAAAGGAGGGTTAACCAGGGCACTGGAAAATTTCACAAGCCtcgaacaaattacttgtcggTTGACTATGGACTTTTCGATGGAATCATTAAATGATGGAATTCACTATCACAACATGTGATTGAGGCTTCACATATCTAGACTTCCAATAGAAGAGATCACCACTGCCTGGACTGACACAGGCTATATGACCTCCTGACCTTTTCAATCTGAAACTAAATTTAGACGAACAGTTTCTATGTTTGGGTGCCgagttttttgaaatattttctgcgaaaaagcttgaaccagatatCCAAGTGAAACATCGGATTTACCTTAAATTCAACTACCGagatttttaaaatgtattctTCATCCTTAATGTAGTCTCCTGTAGTCTATTACCCTTAAATTAATTATCAAATCTACCAAAATTCGTTCGGTTGAGAGACCAAGCTTCCTGCACTGAACGATAACAATCACATGGAATCATGCCATTTTCTTCGAGAAGCGACTAAAAACAAATACGAGCTTGTCACAACATCATTGATTATCGTAAGTGAGTTTTAAAGCGCCATATTTGTGTTTTGTGTGTTATGGCGTTGACTTTTACGAGCTCAGCTGAACCGTCGTTTGACTCTATTAATTTCTCCTATGGACTCAGTAGACAACAAGAACGTAACAGGAAAAAGAAGTTAAGGAAGAAAGCTTCACTGAAGCGGCGTAGAGAGCTGAAAAACCAGCCGCATTCGTTAAATGGGGTTTCAGACTATTCTAATGGAGTGCATGAAGACGAGGAAAGTGACCCTGAACCAGAGGATGAAATTATTGAGTTTCAATATAAAGGACCGTTCGAACGCTTTAAGGTGAGTGGACGATTGGTGGTCCGTCTTGTTGTTTAGTGATAGGTCATTGTGTCTATTGATAGTTTGCTTCAGGACATTAAGGATTGACTTACGTTTTAGAAACCATACGACTTGAAATAAGCATACACGCTTGATATCAATTGCACGCCGTGCGATTGGTTGTTAGTTTTGATGATTTGTCTTTATTCACTGAGGGGCTGTCTgtaattttgttcattttcgTCATCTCTAGACTCAAGTAACATGTTTCACACTTTATTCACCGGCGATAAGTTTTTATATTCTTTCTATCTTATGTCTGTCAATGCTTTTCATCGCAAACTGTTTTAGCCTTATTCTCCGCACACATGCTTTAAATTTCACTGTGGGAGGCATTTGAGAAGAAGGGTCTTTTGTTTAATTCAACATATAGATAGCATTACTACTATTCCTTGTCTTTCATGCATTAGTTACTACGAACCTCTAAAATAGTACTTCGTGATTCAGGTTTCACGACTGCTTGATGCTAACACAAAATTCAATAACCTCAGAAGTCGAAAAGAAACTGAAAAATGTTCAGAAATGTAGATATGACTGTTTTTGTGTGTTCGGCTTCGAAGTGTTTTTACTTCGAAATGCATCAAGTAAAATTCCTGTGTTTTCGAATTGCTGTCGCTTCGTGGTGTTTCCAAGGTTAatgattttgtattcaaatgcTTATATGTTGTAATCTGAGTGCCTGGTGTCACTCCTGGCCCGTGTGTAAATAGAGTAGGTGATAACATTGGACAGTGATAGGGTTGGACACCTTGATTTTAGTTGTCTTCTGAACCATATTTTGGACGCTATTTTCCCATTAACACTTCCCATCCTCTGGTTCCTGTATTAATTGCCTCTCACTTTCCTAACATGAGTTATGCACATTCGCTCCATGTCTCACTGTCTTTGGCAGACTGATCAAGATTATATTTAAGAGAAAAAAAGTTTAACAGACTTACCTCTATACTATAACAGCTTTGAGGAATTTTCGTCATCTTATTTTGGAACATTCCCCTTAATCTGTGGATTGCTTACAATCTATTAGCTACCAAATCTTAGAAATTTTAGTATTTACAGTATCATATTATAACTTGTAGTCATTGTTCAGGACTTCACGTGGATGCATGTTCTTAATGATCCCTTCAATTTTTGTGCactattataaattatttacttagttactttcttttatttatttaaatacaaacattggtacaaggagacaccggATAGGTATGCACCACATAAACCAAATGATTTATTTGAGGGCTGGGTTACTGTctgagtgcccaaaccgaagcagatggttttcttagggggccacacccagagactgacccaaaggtctgatccacaagacaatggaggaacgtcaggagatgcagtcccatggcttTCTTAACCCTATCGTACTAAAAATTTGCAAAAATCCCACACTGaagtatttgtatttattttatttctagttGGCTGATGACGAGGCAGATTCTGTTCCCTCTAAACCAGTATCACATACTGACATCAATCTGAAGGCTCGTACTGCCGCACTTCTTGCCGAAGAGGCTTCAGCAAACGAAGCCAGGCGGCGTTTCCCGAGTCAAGATCCTGAATCGAATAAAGGTTCACAGTCCAAAGTTGGTTCTGCAGGGGGTTTAGACTCAGGATCTAATGGGGTCGAGACACTAAGCAAGAAAAAGCTAAAGCGTCTCAACCGTCCTAGCGTTGCTGCACTTAAACAGATGGTAGCACGTCCCGATGTCATCGAAATGTGGGATGTCTGTGCCAAAGATCCACTTTTATTAGCTTTCTTGAAGGCATATCGAAATACTGTACCAGTTCCCAAACATTGGTGtgcaaaaagaaaatatttacagGGTAAACGTGGTTTCGAGAAACCTCCTTTTCGCCTACCCGACTTCATTGCTCGCACAGGGATTATGGAGATGCGACAAACGGTACAAGACAAAGTGAGTTCATTAAGTTTTTTCCTTAAATTTGGTTACATTTTCTCTTTTATCCTGGTAACCGTCATCTACATATTTCCCAAGTTTTATTTAGTTTGGTTCTGTTAAAGTGGAGTTACTGTTTAGTCAACAACTTAGGTCAATGAAACTTTACAAACTTCAAGCTGCTATCtctggctcaaaatcgtttgcaatggcgcaggtgcatccactctctgtgttctcccaaattctaatcttctgaattcttcatgtcccttttttcctctttccaaatttatttcactggattatactctttaaataacatctccaaaccctaatcttcccgattactgcttatactcttattacctctaccactatgggatttgaatcgacaactgcatctctgtgctaatgtggtgtggcaactcgaactgatgtacgtacgtacgtacgaagttctacgttgttactgactgactgactgtccgTGTTTCGAGTGTTGCACGTTCAAAAGATGGAATTGCTTACAACATGGCTAAATGTATTTATGCTCCTGAAACAAATGTAACTGTTGATACATGGTTTCGGTTGTGTGAAGACCTGTTTGAAGTTTATTTTACTTGCTCAAGACTATCGGTAAATCAGTTAATTGTTCAGTAGACTTGGCCCAGTAGAACTAGACACTTACTGCTACATCATACCTTGCAAATCACGCCATAAAATATTTGACGAAACATGTAAGTCTTTAAGTCACGTTATGTCGATAACTTCCCTGTTTAGCACTCACACTACTTGAAGTTAATATATGAAACAGATGATTTCTCCATGCATATTTTCGTTGTGAATACGAAGTTCGAAAAAATTAAGCTTAAATCGGCAACAAAAGAACAAGTTATTAATACTCATTTGGAGTTTACATTCATCCAAATTTAATAATATTAGAATGTACCTACTTATTCGTCTGGATCAGGAAATAAAACTAACATTGAGCAATGTCACAAATGAGTATCAACAATTTGTGAACTTGCAGTGTGATATCACACTTGTTCAGTTTGGTTGTTAGAGCTATACTAAAGAACATATAGTTTATCGAAAAACAAAACCGGTCGCGTCTGTTTTCTCAGGAAATTCAAGTTTGAAAAAAAGTTTCCGTTCCGAACGACTCTACATTCTCCATGCCGGGGTTGTGGAATATGGCATTTTTACCAAGTTCTACCCTTTCAAACACCATTGGTTGTAAAGACGATTATTGCCATTGGAATCTTAAGAAGCCGACCTACAACTAACAGCAATATCAACTGGTTTGACACTCTTTATTTAGCTGACATCCCTTAGTCCTGTACGTAATGACGTTCAATCCACTATGTATACGGACGATTTAATGAAGCTGCTGAAATAGTACGACGATGTTTTGAAATCAGGTCTAGGTTATTGCTAAAGTATTCAAGCAGCGTTACTACTACCTTAACGTTTTTCTCTTCGTAACTTTAAAGATCCACTCTATGCATACCTGATGAAAGTCAATGAGACTTTACAATTACATCAACAGGACGTCATCACATCAGTTACCTATTCAGCATAAGCAGCCCCTATTTTGTAGGAAACTATACGGCTGATTAGGAATCTACTGATTTCTCGATGGGTCTTGAATAGTATAATTATTTTCTCCTAGTCTCGGCTAACCTAATTACCACCCTCTTGTGGTGGCTTCTTTTGGAAAAGCTTGTTACCAACGGACACAACTCACGAATTTCTGCCTACAAATCCCAGGGACCACTTTCCATTTGGTTATCCAAGGCCATTCAACTGATGTGCATCGTTATCTAATATTCCAGGAGTAACTCTATAGTATCTTAGTTATTGCCGAATGACCTACAGACCTTGACAGTTCTATGATGAAAACATGTCCCGGCTGCGTCTTAAAAAGTGTGATTTTCTGAATTCAATGGATTTTGGTACATGAATAGATGAGTGGCTAATGGAAACCGAAAAACCGGCAATCGCTACGTTCTCTACGAAAACCTATGCAGTAATTCACTTGTCCAGTGCCATTTGAGCATTTCTGGTGGCTGTGAAGCATATTCAACAAGCGCTACTCAGCGACTACGACTCAGAAAGTCAAATAGTTTGTCATAAACTGGCAGCTAAAAACACTGCCATATGATACACAGTTAAATGAATAAGTTCAACGTTTCGTCAATACCTTCAAGAGAGTACTTCCAGAATTCTAGTTTCGCGTTTATATATTACCCCATTCTTAATGATGCAGCCCCAAACAAGTTATCACTAGTAAAAGCCTTGATCGGTCGAGAGCTGAAAAACCACACCATGCTGCGCCAACACTACCTCAAATATCAGCCAATCCCCCTAGGATTCCGACCTAATATGCCAATGTTCGTCCGCAACTCCCGGTCTCTAGCCGACGAATAGAAAGGTATGTAATAGAAAGCCATGGAAGGATGTTGTATGAAGTAGTCGTAGGAAAAGACAGGTGGACTAAACATAATCGGTTACGTAAGACAAATACTTCCCGGACACACAGCCACAGTAACATTCTCATGCTTCTTTCTGATTACCTTCGTTCTGCCAACCCACAAAGAACCAGGCAGATCAAATGCCTGAGTTGGATTTATGGGCGAGGGCGTAGTCCGACTGACATCGGCGGAAGGTGGAAAACTTCCAGGTAAACCCTAGAGTAGTTCATTGTTAATTGGGTGCGGGTATCGGGGATATCAAATCTTCAAAATTCAATTATTCGGAAGACATCAAGCGTATGATTACGTATTGATTTAATGTGATTTGGACTTCCAGTACACTTTTATTGTATTGATTGACCCCATATTATTTCGCGTTACTTTTACTTTTATTCAACATGGTATTCAATTGTATTAATTCTGCGGCGATTTTCCAATTTAATAGTTTCTTTAAGCAACAATTACTGCATGTGATCTCTGTATAATGGGATGAATTTGAATGTGAATTAGTCTTCTTTGATCTATATTAGATAAATCTTCCTAATAGATTTTTCTTTTGGAGTAGCTGGGGCTAAGAGAGAATGGAGCTGTAGTATTCCAATATCAAAGTTTAGTTAATTCATTGGTATTATCACAGTCATATTAGTAAGATGTTTTGCAGTCCTTAAATTGTGAAGACtgtgcaataataatgataataatagtttcTTAAACTAATTTTCAGGATTCTGACAAaacattgaaaacaaaaatgCGTGAAAAAATTCGTCCTAAAGTTGGAAAGGTGGATATCGATTATCACAAATTGCACGATGCTTTCTTTAAGTACCAAACCAAACCCAAACTATCAATTCATGGCGATCTTTATTATGAAGgcaaagaatttgaagtaaaactGAAGGAGAAAAAACCTGGTAATATGTCAGATGAGCTTCGAAATGCTCTAGGTTTACCGTCTGGCTCCGTAAGTTTTAAATTTTTACTATGTAGTCGTAGATTATTTATGTGTTAGTTTATCACATTCCCTACGGATCTATAACCTATTAGAGCCAAACTTTTCAGACctactttatttttattacggaGCTTTGTCAGCATTTTCAAACGAGATAAAATTTCATCGGATTCCTGGTTCCTTTTTACGATCTGAGACGCTTGTATGATGTACTTTGCTCCTATTTGTCACATACTGTACAATTCTCAAGTACCATTCTTTCCTAATTTTTACGCAATATCGTGTAGCTCTGTTTCGTGGTCTTATTCGTATATAAATTATATGGGAACTTGTGTTGATTTGTTTGAAAACTGTTAACCATATCGCGTTTCTTTTGGGATTAGATAATGATTTAAAGATAATTACTCAGAATAGTATGTTGGTTTTATCTTTAAGACATAAATTAACACCTTTCAATGTTATACCAACAGTAGAACCAGCGCTGAATATACTCCCGAATGATACAGCGAATGAACtgaggaataaaataatgaacacaTTATTACATCAGAAACCTCACAACcctaacataaataaaaatgaatattacgCACTAAAACAGCTGAGAGAGGACAAAACGATCATAATAACGAGAGCAGATAAAGGTAATACTACAGTTATGAATAAAACAGAGTATGAGAAGAAAGCCAAGGAACATCTACAAGAGGGTCCATATGAAAAAATCAAAGAAGCAAAAAGTAGAACAACTCTTAACAAACTCAAGGCAGAAACTAGCAAACTCTCACAATCATTAAAAGTTAAGCTAGGATCATCCTTATGGTTTATGTTATATCCAAAGAGTTGTAACCCATGCAGATTTTATGAACTACCAAAGATCCACAAGAATAATACTCCACTAAGACCAGTGGTAGACTATACAAACTCACCGACTTACAATCTAGCTAAATATTTAGCTAAGATTCTCAAACCATATGAAAAGCGGattaatcatggaattaaaaactcTATGGAATTCAAGAATTTAATTGATACCATCGATATAGAAGAAGACGAAATAATGGCAAGTTTTGATGTATCTTCCTTATTCACTAATGTACCTATCAGTCGAGCAATGGATattatcaatgattgtttaGAATCTGATTTAGATTTGAATTTACGATGCCCATTAGATTCATCAGAGGTTATAAAATGCTTAGAATTATGTTTAAGAtctaccttattcatatttcgGGGTCAACTTTACAGACAGAAAGAGGGTATAGCAATGGGCTCATCAGTTTCTCCGATTGTAgcgaatttattcatgcattcccTAGAAACTAGTGCAAT
This window encodes:
- the SF3B2 gene encoding Splicing factor 3B subunit 2 (EggNog:ENOG410V9KP~COG:A~BUSCO:EOG091G0A5N), encoding MALTFTSSAEPSFDSINFSYGLSRQQERNRKKKLRKKASLKRRRELKNQPHSLNGVSDYSNGVHEDEESDPEPEDEIIEFQYKGPFERFKLADDEADSVPSKPVSHTDINLKARTAALLAEEASANEARRRFPSQDPESNKGSQSKVGSAGGLDSGSNGVETLSKKKLKRLNRPSVAALKQMVARPDVIEMWDVCAKDPLLLAFLKAYRNTVPVPKHWCAKRKYLQGKRGFEKPPFRLPDFIARTGIMEMRQTVQDKDSDKTLKTKMREKIRPKVGKVDIDYHKLHDAFFKYQTKPKLSIHGDLYYEGKEFEVKLKEKKPGNMSDELRNALGLPSGSGAERYPPPWLIAMQRYGPPPSYPNLKIPGLNAPIPDGCAFGYHPGGWGKPPVDELGRPVYGDVFGNGGNIAGVPPPPPPPTTFEDADEQIAHGNISYWGELESDEESEGEDGDQDMDTDDESDEDQAAASAMAENEAKKMLVTLPSAGSIPRPVDVGGLVTPAGGLITPSGVSSVGAGLETPQSMIELRKKTIEEAMEDSTGLVTPSTQLYRILPETETNLQPNALMGSTKLYDVAGVTGAQRGIEAEDPRERMLRKRIAGTESQQDHISGVKSGGGSAVLSNAPEPTVPSTSKKYKEFKF